Below is a window of Myxococcaceae bacterium JPH2 DNA.
GGCGAGCGCGGGCGCGAAGTCGGGCGTGCGCTTCTCGAAGTCACACTGGGACACCAGGTCGTCAATCATCCCCTGGAGGCCCATGGCCCGGCCGTCGTCCGGCGAGTAGATGCGGGTGACGCCGTAGCGGTGCAGCTCGTCAATCTCCGTCGGGAGGATGGTGCCGCCGCCACCGCCGAAGACCTTGATGTTCGCCCCGCGCTCGCGCAGCAGGTCGATCATGTACTTGAAGAACTCGACGTGGCCGCCCTGGTAGGACGTGAGCGCGATGCCCTGGGCGTCCTCCTGGATGGCGCAGTCGACAATCTCCGCCACCGAGCGGTTGTGCCCCAGGTGGATGATCTCCGCGCCAGACGCCTGCATGAGGCGGCGCATCACGTTGATGGCGGCGTCGTGTCCATCGAACAACGATGCCGCGGTCACGATGCGGACGTGGAAGCGGGGCTTGTAGGGCGAGGGAGCAGTGGTTGGCAGGGCGTTTCGCACGGCGCGTACACTAGGAGTGGCGCGAATGCCGAGGCAAGGGATTGGGACGCGCGTGCGGGATGCGCAACGCGGGCCGTCATCCCGCTCGCGTGCTCGGCAAGAAAGCGTCCAGTACACGCAGTGCGGCCGACGTGGGCGTCGCACGACCCTCGCGCACGTCCGCCTCCAGCACGGGCACCAGCGAGGACACCTGGGGATGGGCGCGCAGGGCCGCCCGCAGGCCGTCCTGCACCATGGCCCACATCCAGCCCACCTGCTGGGAGCGGCGGCGGCGGCCCAGCTCGCCCGAGGCCTCGCGGCGCCCCACCTGCGTCTCCACCGAGGCCCACAGCTTCGCGATGCCCGTGCCCTCCATCGCGCTGCACGTGGTGACCTCGGGCTCGGCGCCGGGACGCATCAAGTGCAGGGCCGCGCGGTACTCGGCGCGAGCGCGCTCGGCGCGAGGCTGGTTGTCGCCATCCGCCTTGTTGATGGCGAGCATGTCCGCCACCTCGAGGATGCCGCGCTTGATGCCCTGGAGCTCGTCCCCCGCGCCCGCGAGCATGAGCACCAGGTAGAAGTCGACCATGTCGGCGACCACCGTCTCCGACTGGCCCACGCCCACCGTCTCCACCAGCACCACGTCGAAGCCGGCGGCCTCGCACAACAGCAGCGTCTCGCGCGTCTTGCGCGCCACGCCGCCCAGCGTGCCGCTGGAGGGGCTGGGACGGATGAAGGCGCTCAGCTCGCGGGACAGCCGCGCCATGCGCGTCTTGTCTCCCAGGATGCTGCCACCGGACACCGTGCTGGACGGGTCGATGGCGAGCACCGCCACGCGCTTGCCCTCCCCCACCAGGTGCATGCCCAGCGCGTCGATGAAGGTGCTCTTGCCCACGCCCGGCACGCCGCTGATGCCCACGCGCCGACTGCCGCCCGTGTGGGGCAACAGCCGCGTGAGCACCTCCTGCGCGAGCGCCGCGTGGCGAGGGTGCTCGCTCTCCACCAGCGTGATGGCGCGCGCGAGCACCGCGCGATCTTGCGCGCGCACGCCCGCCACGTACTCGTCCGCCGACAGTGGCTTCACGCCTCCCCCAGCGCCGCCGTCAGCTTGTCGAGCAGCTCGATGGCCGCCTTCGCGATGACGGTGCCGGGCCCGAAGATGGCCGCGGCGCCCGCGGCGCGCAGGGCGTCATAGTCCTGCTCGGGGATGACGCCGCCCACCACGACCATGATGTCCTCGCGGCCCAGCGCCTTCAGCGCCTGCTTGAGCTGCGGCACCAGCGTGAGGTGACCCGCGGCGAGCGAGCTGGCGCCCACCACGTGCACGTCATTCTCCACGGCCTGACGCGCGGACTCCTCGGGCGTCTGGAACAGCGGCCCGATGTCCACGTCGAAGCCCAGGTCCGCGAACGCGGTGGCGATGACCTTCTGCCCGCGGTCGTGTCCGTCCTGTCCCATCTTCGCGATGAGGATGCGGGGACGACGGCCGAAGGTCGCGAGGAACGCGTCCGCCCGCGCTCGCGCATCGGCGATGCCCTGCGCCCCACCCGCCTCGCTGGAGTACACCCCGGACACGCTGCGCACGGTCGCCTCGTAGCGCCCGAAGACCTTCTCGAGCGCGTCGCTGATTTCGCCCACGGTGGCCTTCGCGCGCGCCGCGTCGATGGCCAGCGCGAGCAGGTTGCCCTCGTTGCGTCGGCCCGCCTCGGTGAGCGCATCCAGCCGGCGGCGCACCTCGTCCGCGTTGCGCTCGTGGCGCAGCTCGCGCAGCCGGGCAATCTGCGCCTCGCGCACCGCCGAGTTGTCCACCTTGAGGATCTCAATCGAGTCCGGGCGCTCGGGCGGATACTTGTTCACGCCGATGATGGCCTGACGGCCGGAGTCGATGCGGGCCTGCGTGCGCGCCGCGGCCTCCTCGATGCGCAGCTTGGGCAGCCCCGCCTCGATGGCCTTGGTCATGCCACCCAGCGCCTCGACCTCCTGGATGTGTCCCCACGCCTTGTGCGCCAGCTCGTGGGTGAGCCGCTCCACGTAGTAGCTGCCGCCCCACGGGTCGATGACGCGCGTCGTGCCGCTCTCCAGTTGGAGATAGAGCTGCGTGTTGCGCGCGATGCGGGCGCTGAAGTCCGTGGGCAGCGCGATCGCCTCGTCCAGCGAGTTGGTGTGCAGGCTCTGCGTGTGGCCCTGCGTCGCGGCCATGGCCTCCACGCACGTGCGCACCACGTTGTTGTAGACGTCCTGCGCGGTGAGGCTCCACCCGGACGTCTGGCAATGCGTGCGCAGCGCGAGGCTCTTGTCGCTCTTGGGCGAGAAGTCCTTCAGGAGCCGGGCCCAGAGCATGCGCGCCGCGCGCATCTTGGCCACCTCCATGAAGAAGTTCATCCCGATGGCCCAGAAGAAAGACAGGCGCGGCGCGAACGCGTCCACGCCCAGGCCCGCGGCGAGCCCGGC
It encodes the following:
- the meaB gene encoding methylmalonyl Co-A mutase-associated GTPase MeaB; the protein is MKPLSADEYVAGVRAQDRAVLARAITLVESEHPRHAALAQEVLTRLLPHTGGSRRVGISGVPGVGKSTFIDALGMHLVGEGKRVAVLAIDPSSTVSGGSILGDKTRMARLSRELSAFIRPSPSSGTLGGVARKTRETLLLCEAAGFDVVLVETVGVGQSETVVADMVDFYLVLMLAGAGDELQGIKRGILEVADMLAINKADGDNQPRAERARAEYRAALHLMRPGAEPEVTTCSAMEGTGIAKLWASVETQVGRREASGELGRRRRSQQVGWMWAMVQDGLRAALRAHPQVSSLVPVLEADVREGRATPTSAALRVLDAFLPSTRAG
- the scpA gene encoding methylmalonyl-CoA mutase, with the translated sequence MRASVPDFSRVDFDAPETRATPSTLEAQRHQAADATRAAERWVTPEGIPVKPAYTREDLEGVEHLGSLPGLPPFVRGPYATMYVQQPWTVRQYAGFSTAEASNAFYRRNLAAGQKGLSIAFDLATHRGYDSDHPRVAGDVGMAGVAIDSIKDMRILFDRIPLDQMSVSMTMNGAVLPVLALYVVAAEEQGVKPEQLSGTIQNDILKEFMVRNTYIYPPAPSMRIIGDIFRFTAEKMPRFNSISISGYHMQEAGATQDLELGYTLADGVEYVRAGLAAGLGVDAFAPRLSFFWAIGMNFFMEVAKMRAARMLWARLLKDFSPKSDKSLALRTHCQTSGWSLTAQDVYNNVVRTCVEAMAATQGHTQSLHTNSLDEAIALPTDFSARIARNTQLYLQLESGTTRVIDPWGGSYYVERLTHELAHKAWGHIQEVEALGGMTKAIEAGLPKLRIEEAAARTQARIDSGRQAIIGVNKYPPERPDSIEILKVDNSAVREAQIARLRELRHERNADEVRRRLDALTEAGRRNEGNLLALAIDAARAKATVGEISDALEKVFGRYEATVRSVSGVYSSEAGGAQGIADARARADAFLATFGRRPRILIAKMGQDGHDRGQKVIATAFADLGFDVDIGPLFQTPEESARQAVENDVHVVGASSLAAGHLTLVPQLKQALKALGREDIMVVVGGVIPEQDYDALRAAGAAAIFGPGTVIAKAAIELLDKLTAALGEA